The Dermacentor variabilis isolate Ectoservices chromosome 4, ASM5094787v1, whole genome shotgun sequence genome contains the following window.
GGGCAAACTGCAGAATATTGTAGGACTGCCCTCGAGTCGCCGCAGGTGACAAGGATTATGCGGATGTTCAAGCACGTAAGTCATGGCACCCTGAAGAGTGGCAAGTGCTGCGGTTGTAGATCTTTAGATGTAATATGCCAAGGAACTGTATAAAGAGCCAAAGACTGCGATCGATGCGATAATCCGCGCCGGTAAAGCTGTTGGAACTGGTAGGTAGCCCTGGTTAACGTAACCGTGGTCCAAGTAGGAATAGATTAAGCAAACGATAGTTGCTGGAAGGCTATCGGTCACAGATCCGACTTCTTCACGAGTTCAGGAATTGAGAGGGACACGTGAAAGTGTCGGAGACGCCACGTTACACAGATGTTAGGCAGGTTGCAGGCCTCATGTCGGGTGGTGGCGAGTCTGACTAAGGAAAAATAGGCGAAGTTCACATGTTTTTCAAGGACGAGTGTCGCACAGCTAGGACATGTTATTTAAACCAAGTATTTTTGTACGAAGATGCAGAAGGGGGGTGGCGAGTGCGGCAGTTATTGTGAAACATGCGACTAATGTGCCCGTTACTGCACCAGGTGCTACAAGGATTATCGGGTGCAGAGGGGCATACAATAGTTTGATATGTCAGCATGTCCTACCATGAACACCTAGAATAGGGACTTCCTTTGAGCACAAGGAGGGCGCGTGTGCATTGACGACAATGATGTAATCTGCTGCTTGAGTGGATAAGAGGTGAAGGGAAGAGCCTTGGGCAACTGGAGTATcctgcacatgaaaaaaaaaatcttgatcattttatgtttAACTAAGAATCAGAGGGTAAAAAGCGCAAACATTTCAGCGTTCGCCATTGATTCCACGAAGACTCGAATCAATGCAAGAGGCCTTATATAGCCAGTGAGAAATGAACAACGGTCACcatgttcccttttttttttataaaccaTTCTGCCACACGAGTGGGGCAGCTGTCCCAAGCGCTGCAATTTTCAACCAAAGCTCACCTAAACGAGCGAAGTCAGCTACTGGCATCGAGCTTGTAACTAGTTGGCCACATGCTCTGAAAACTGACGTTCCACTTGAGTAGACAGTGCTTAAGCTAAAATAACATTCGAATTGGTTCCTCCAATCAAACTTGCGGTGTTAACGAGGGTATCCATTAGCACAGATAAGAGCGGCGTTTCTCGATATTAAGGCAGCTTTGAAATGTTCTACTTATCATGAAGGAAAGAAAAGGTAAACGAAATGGCCTTTGTGTGAGGAGGAAACGATAAAAGCATGCTTAGTTTCTGGGAGCACTTTTCTATCGTAGCAGCTATAGTGGCCTTGTGCTTGCCATAATGTAGCCAGGTGGACGTCGCCGCAGAAGGTTTGGGCCTGGGGTTAGTTCACAGGGGGTTAATTCTGCAGGGCTAACTTGTTCGATGGAGCTTAGAGCTCCATCGAACAACTGGCTATGCAAATGTACGGGTCTCGCCTAACAAACTAAGAATGCAAAAGGCAAAATATATGTCGTTTTCGACGAATAGTGAAGTATATTACGCAGTGAAACTTGCTTACGGTGACTTGATTATCATTCTTGCTTAGACGTATCTTCAGTTTAACCTAAGCAGGTCGCGGCAGGTATAAAACGTCACAATAAAAGTCGTAAAGGTGCTTGGCTTGCTTAGCCGTGTACGTCATTTCTTAGGAACTAGGCTAAAGAAGGAATTGTATTTTTGTACTATGCATTGTCACTTCGGTTATTGCGTATTGATGAGGGGAATGGACAATAAAACTGATTAAGGTAAACTTCCTGAATTACAAAGTGAAGCAATCAGACTACTCAACTCCGGAGATCACATTGATACGTCGGACGATATCAAAGCATAGCATTGCTCATTTCTGCCTTATGAAATGAAATTAACAATACATATATTGTGAAATATCGAGAGTTTTCAGTGCCTTTTCTGGTCAGTTCCCGAGAAGGAACACTGGCCATAATTTGCGTAAAACGCACAGCATTGTAGAGAATGCGAAttacgcaaaacgagcaataaaATCGAATTGCGAGTGTGTAGTGAGTACACTGCTATAATTTAACTGGCACTAACAAGTGTAACTGCTAAAAAATTTCAAATTCTATGTTTGCTCACTTATTTTCGAAAAGAAATGGGAAGTGATGTGCGGGCAAGGTTTGGTTACGGTTAAATGCGTGTACTGCCGTCTCGTACATAGTTAACTTGCTGCGACTGCCTATTTTGTTCCTCGTTATAATGATACTATGCACAATGTGTGGCAACAACGCTGAATAAATGCGTGAAATGTTACTATTAGTACTGTGTTATTGTGGTTGATCATCTACTGTTGTCTTCACCCGCGGAAAATGCGTTgcactgtgcaaaaaaaaaaaaaacaagaaaacgaatgAAAGCACATTTCAATGCTCCTCACGAGCCTTCATCTGCCTTCGAACGAACGAGCCTGTTCATAGCCGTCATAGTTATTTCGTGAAGCGCGTTTGACAAAAATTCTTCCAATGGTGAGCGTTGTGGAAGGATTGTTTCTTAAGCAGAAGTAAATTCTTTGACGACAATAGGGTTTTACTTCCTTAGAGCACCTTGTAAATATTGTTAAGCAGTGACAAAGACGACATGGAATGGGAAATTAAATAAGTCGTTACTAGTTTGCACTTGCCTCTTGCACTGGGAGTGCTGTCGTGTACGGCCCCTGGAGTTCGAAGATTTTCAGAATGCCACAGGGCTGGTGACGAAAAGCCGGTGAACTAATAACGAATATATCTGAAGAGTCTCTCAGAGGCGCATAAAGAGCAGAATAGGATGGACCCACAGTGaagacaaatatctgttcgtagTAAGCGAGGAGAACCGCTTGTTCTGGGGACAAAAGAAGCAGAAGCAATTTAACGAAGTTTGCATTTATGCGCCACAGTAATATATACCTTGGAATGCGGCGCTGAGTTCATTAATTCGGTTCTTGTGTTGTCCGAGCTGACGGGTAAGCGCTTGCAGTTCGCCGACAGATCTGACGCTCTGCTTCAGCTCTCGTAAGCTGACGTTTCCAATGTGACCTGTCGTATGGAGTGTGGCAATGCTTAATCCACTTGTGAACCGTTTAGGGGCAGTAACCGTGTTGTTCCTGCTCTTCAGCATCTGCAAAAAAAGGTATAAAGTTAAGTGGTGTGCAGTAGGGCCACGGGCAGAGCACGTACAGCCTGATGAACAAATTCGTGAATGTTGACACCGTTCAGGTAGCCCGTGACGCGGAGATCGTGTACAGCTGCATTGCCTAGTACAGTTTTCTTTCCAGTTATAACTTGTTCCTTTGACGTCACCAGGAGTTCACTGGATGATACCTTGATTCCGTCTACGGTGCCCTGGACGCTAGAATTCAAGGTAGACTATTGTAAGCTTCGGTTTAGAAGAGATAATGAAGGGGCCTTACTTTGCGTTGACGGTGTGCACATTTCTAAGAGTCTTGGCACCGTTAATTCTGTATTCACGACCGTCGTTGAATACAGCGATCTTTGCCCAAGCGGCCACGTCGACGTCCTGCAAGCGCGCAGACTCCGGCATGGTCAGGGTGCCAGCAATGGTTGTGTTTCCGGTTACTGTCAACGTTCCGGAGACCACGTTGGTGCGGACTTTAGTGAACACGTCTAGTGGAAGCTGCAGTCCATTGATCTTTCCATTAACATGCACGTCCCCTGTAGAATAAAAATCGCGTGTCACTCTCCGTACAAAGATTACCCTACGACCTTTTAGCTTAAACTTACGAAGGACATCAAACTAAGCAGAACATCGAGACATAAGGTGCCGCTATTGGAGGATAGAATGGCAGAAGTTGTCCGAGCGGGGCTCGGATGCTCAACAGAATACCTAAAATACCACGTTATCATGTGGTCAAGGTAGAGTTATGTAAATAAAGGAGTGCGCATGTAAGGCATTAACAGGTATGATAACGCTAATAGCTATTCAACCGGCTTACCGCCGAACGCAGCGTTGTGGAACTTGCAGGGCACGGACAAGGTCTGATCGCCCACTGTCCGCAACGCAGAGCTCAGCAATGAAGGCAAACTGAGCCCGTTCACCAGTGGAGCCTCGACGCTGCCGCAATGCAGTGAACCTGAGATGTGAAAGCGAACCGAATTAGCCCAAGGCGAACCACAGGCAAACTTAACTGTATTTGTGTGCCGACATACCATGTATATGCGCAGCGTGCATTCTCAGCTTGGTTTCGACAATCTGGCCTTTGGAAACGCTCATGTAATGATCTTTCAGATAGTCAAAGTTGAAGCCGTTTAATGTACCTCGGAGTATCacaggctgaaaaaaaaatacaagcaggCTGATGTACCAGCTGTAGGAGCTAAAAAGTTAAGGAACAACTCTCGCGCCACGTAAATTTATACATTAGCGTCTACAGCACTTCAGGCCCAACCCAATGCACATGGAAAATCGGCGGCGCGAAAGTGGCGCGTGTACCGACATCGGTGTTGTTCAACCCCCATTGTCCAATAAGTATACTCACCCCTTCGATTACGATGTTCCTGAATCTTTTGCTTCCTCGCAGTGTCGCAGGAACGTGTGTCTTGGCACAAGTTGAATCCAGCTCTCTCATATCCACACCATCGACAAGCCCGTCAACCTTCACACCCCTGTGGAAGGTAACATCACCTAGGACGGTCGTGGGGGCAACGAATTGATTGCCGAAGGCAGTGAACACTTTGTTGCAGAGCTCCTCGACTTTGACCGAATCCACTAGTCCGCTGACCCACATGTTTCCGTCAACATTGAATCCCTTCTTCATGAACTTTCTCCCGGACACCGTTACGCTCTTTGTGGCGTCGACAACTTCTTCAGATACATCAATGCCCTGAACAGTGCCGCTCACATGCACATCAGCCATGGAGCCGAGGAACTCGAACCTAAGAGGGCCTGCAAACATCGTTGACTCGTTTTTGAAAGCAGTTTTGCTAAATAGTTCTTGTATATTAACTTCGTTTATAGTGCCACGGACTATGAGTGGCCCGAGAGCTTCCAGACTGTTTTCGAAGACGATGTCACCACTGATCACTTGATCTACTCCTTGAAGCATCCAATTGCTCATGTCCTCTTGTGAGACACCATCCAGAAGAGTTTCGAATTCAAACCTTGGCGACGTTATGGTGTTGGAGAATACCTTCTCTCCTGCGATAACTTGATTTCCTTTCAGCTGAACAGCGTCCAGGTAAAGTTCGCCGAGCGAGACTCCTGAGAAGTTGCTTGTGCGCACGTTAGCGTGGCGTGGAACCGTTAAGTTGCCGGTGAAAATCTTGCGcccagagacagcctggtgagcTGGTAAAATAATGAAAGGCAAGCAGCGGCGACATGCCATGAAATCATTAGAGGAACGATGAAAGTACGCAAAAACGCTGTGTACATAAACAGTACTCACCAGAGTAAAGCATGGAGTCCTGAAGAAGTTCCGCTGCGCGAACACCATTGATCCTGTTTCTCACGATGAAATTGTTCGCCGTCAAGCCACCGTCCACGGTTAGCGTCTCGAAGTCCTTAGGAGCAGTGATTAAGCAGTTTTCGTCGAGGCTACAGAGATCAGCGATGGCCACACCGTTTATGGACTCTTCGACGACAACGTTTTTTACGTGTAGGTTTCTCATGAAGACTTTAGGAGCACGAACAGCCTACAAAAACGGGAATAGTGACAAATATAAGTAATGTTGAACGTATATATCATTTTAGTTCAGGCGAGGGATACGACTATCCATATATTATCAGGAGAATAAAACTTCATCGTAAGACCAGTGAGCTGTCAGCGCAGACATTTTGCCACTAAACTACTTATTTACGTGATGTTTACGATTCTCGTACGACTGTTCCTGCATTGACTGAACCATTAAGTTGCGCCCAGAAGCACGCCTCGCAGGAAAACATTCATATTAACCGGGTGAAGCGGTGTTTAACGAGTCGAAGGTATCATACCTGGTTACCGCGGGTCAGAAGCGAATCTTTCCAGAAACCGAGGTTGACGCCGTTGACGAGCCCTTTAACGACGACTTCTCCAGCGAGTCTGAGTTTGGCGAACACTTTTTCACCGTGCATTACTTTTGGCCCACGCCGCAGAACGAAGGACGACGGTACGTGAAGTCCATTGATATCTTGGCAAGTGAGATTTCGTACCTGTGCAGCGCGCAACAGCCTTAGTGAACCTTTGTTTTTAAACTAGCTCTATCTTCAACGTACCTGCACGTTGTTTGCGAAGACAACTTTCTTAAAGTTTGGAAACACAGGTGCGTCTATGCGGAGGGCATAGCGATACAAGTCGTCCAATTTGCGATCGTTGACTAGTCCCGTAACGGTTACTTTATCTTCGAAAACAACCTTGCCTTTGAATGTCCACGTCCCTAAGATGGAAGTTATAAGCAGAATTCGTGAGCAATGCTCAAAGGCTTATTCACTACAACTTTTTTTTACCATTCATAACGGTGGTGCGCCGCCTGCGCAAGAATTCGGCCAACTGGGATAAGTCCACACCGTCGACAAATCGTCCAACGGTGCTATGTCCGTCGATATGTATACTGGCAAATGTTTTTCGCCCTGTAAATGGACACTCAATACTCTCTTCTGCCGCTCTCAAACGTGCAATTGGTTTACCTGTGATCCGCTGTATTGGCGTTTTTACCAGCATGTCAAGCTGACCCTTCCAGTCTGTAAAGAATAGTTATTGGTCATGTGGAATATGCGCAGACTTTTTGTACGCACCAGAGGCCGGATCCGGAATGTGACGAATTCCGTTGAGAGCGACGTTTACATGGAGCTCCCGTGCTGAACAGTCGGCAAGGAACACTTTTTCAGCCGTAATTGTGACGTTCTGGTTGACCAACACAACGTCAGGCCCTGGTATCTGGAGACCATTGACAGTACCGCGGACGCTGACGTCGCTGAACTGGACATTCGTATATTCGTGGGTAGCTGAAGTGAAAAGCACAAGCAATGCTACTTATTTGCTCCATGAACTGGTTTGTGCTCATTTGGGTTACATCGAAACAACTAAGTGCGAAATTTCAGAACAGCAGTTGTATGGTTCTACATATAGCCCGCCCATTCGTGTCGTCCCTGCATATATGGCAAAGCATCATCACCAGTGAGGAAGTTTGCTTACCTCCTCGTTACCCTGAGTAGTGTAAAGTGCATGTGACCTACATATTGATATCAATGGCTATTTAGACAGCCATTCAAGGAGTAGGATGAAAAGACCGCATGCTACTCGCTTCTATATTATACATTAATATAATCTGTATGCTGCAGGACTATTTCACTTCGTTACCAGGAGCGCTCGACAAATACTCGGACAGCTTATTCGTCGTAATTTCATAGTACCAGTATGAGAATGAATTCTGTCAAAGATGACACGTAATGATAAGAGCTAAGATATGAAACTTGAGGCAAAGCTAGCGGACGCACAATTCCCAGCAATCACGAATTGTACACCAAGCCTCCAAACCATGAAGATTAACTCGTTCTGGAATGGTTACCTGTGACGACTTGGTGTCCGTGGACCCACATGACTGAGTGCCAGAGATCGTGCAGGTTAACGTTGTTGAATAGTCCGGAGTCACTAATCTGCAGCATACCCTCTGCAGCGAGGTCGCGCACAATCTTGCGACCAGTTATGACGTGGCTTCCATGACGAGTCAATGCATTCCGATAGAATTTGTCTATGCTAATGCCATTGCAAGATCCAGCAACCTAAGGATAAAAAAAGATGTCATTTTGGCGCGAGCTTTCGAGCTACCGTTCACAGCCGAGTTTTGTCGCTCGAAAATAATGAGGGAAATTTAGTAAGAACGCCCGTGCGAACAGGACCTAGATGCCAGCTGCGCATAGTAGGCATATCGGCAAATAAAATTCAGGTAATGGTGGCAGCTGTCAAGTGGTAAGCGATAGATCATTTCTTCTCAAACAGGACTATTCGCAGAGTAAACGACGTGGTTGTCTGCTTTGCTGCTTAACGATTGCCTCAACGATTACAACAATAGATTTATATAGCCAAGTACGAAATATTACATGAACAAATAACTTGAGAAGGAAAATGCTGGCGATATTTTAATATTTACACGGTCTTCGGTATTGTGGCTTCATAGCAATGCTGTTCACCTAAAGAAAACCTGCAGTAGATGTGGCTAATAGCCCGTGTAGATTTTAGCATAAAATGAATAACGAGGAGGTCTAATGGAAGTGCAAAAGTTGCTCTCTCTCGCAGTAGCAGCCCACTAATGAACCTGCAGAAAAGCCACAGTTGGGCGCATCTTTTTCCGTATTCACGCGTTCATTGGTTAAAAGTAAAGATCTATCCTTATCGCACTGAAGACAAGAGCAGCTTACGTGCAAGACATGGGCAGTAGCATCTGTCATGGTGAGTTCTGCACTCTGAACTTGGTCGCCTTCTGTGAGAAGGAGATGATGAGGCGAGAAGACCACGCCACTAAGGCCAGCAGTGACGACGTCGTTGAGGGCATGGACCGGATTCGCGAAGCGGATGTTGCCATTGAGAGCATGATTCCCAGAGACTGTGACGATAGTAGAGACGTTTAGTCCGTTGACGGGCCCGTCGGCCTGCAAGCTCTGCACACTGAGGCGCTCGAACGACATGGGAACGTTGGGGAACTGAGGCGCGTTGGTGAAAAACAGGCGGCTTGGAAGGTTGGAGACTTCCTCCTTGTTTAGGTAAATGGTCTCGAGTTGACCAAGTTGGCAGCCGTGCGCCGGACAGTCCAGTGTGAGGTGATCAAAATGATAGTCCCCTGTGCAACACGAAAAAGTTATTACTGTGGCATTAGATAAATGAATGAATTCGCTATAGCGAGACTCTTTTCCTCATTTTGCATTGAAGTGATCAAGCGGGGAGAACGCAGTGAATGTCCCTAAATTAAAGCAGCAGGTACACGGGTACAGAGTACGGCGGTCGCGAGTGAGGGGGATTGTAAAGCTCTCACAAAGGTCGCAGAAGATTTACGTCGGACTGTGCGCTTGTGCTGCACAACGTGGCTACGTATGCGAGAAGCAAATGTCGCAACCTGAATGCGCCAGAATATAGATAAACCCAGCCGAACCGCCGCCTCGCATCTAGCACCTTCTGGGGTGGTAGCAAagcttcaagctataggcaaggCGAGAAATAACGAGAAcgcgcacttttcagtggctcttATTTGGACCTTTATGCGGAACGCAAAATCGAAATAGCGGTCGATCAACAGAAGTGCAAGCCAAAGAACCcctgtcgaaaaaaaaaggagctacGTAAAATATCGCCTGGGGcggtgacgggggggggggggggtgcgaatgCGTTCTCCGTCTTCTTTCCCCCTGCCCCTTCCGGATAAGGTATAGTAACCGCCCTAGAATTTTCTGGAAGTTGCTTGGCCCAAGTCGAGTGTTTTCGAAGATCACTTTCTGGATTGAATCGTTGCCACCTAACTGAGGCTATCTTCTATACCTGCAAGTTCTGCAAAGTTTATATCTGCGAGCTACTCGAAACCTTTTACCTGTTAATCTTACTTTCGCAGTCGAGAAGGAGTTGCATTACACTGAACACATCAGTTTAATATAATTCAAGGGAAAAAGAGAAAATGGTCAATCGGTCAAAATTAACACCCAGCATACCGATAAGCGTTTGGTCCCCGGTCAGCTTCAAAGCATCGTTGAGTTCGGTCATCATCCCACGTAGGGTGTCTTTCATTGCGTTCAGCTCTGTTTGGAGTTTCTCAAGTTCTTCCAGATCGTTAACGCGGTAGCGCTCCCCAGACGCTAGTTCTTCGAACTGAAAGTGAAAAGGAAGAAACTGAAAGTTCTAATCTCACTGAACGGTGCATAAGCGGAAAGGTTGCACTAGAGGTTGCGGACAAAGGAAAACAGGGCGGGCGACTTTTCTTATATATGTACGACTAAGTTACAAAGCTCTGAAAGATTGCTTTAAGAGCccaagcaatttcacgaaaggAATATTTGCCGTGGTTTTTTTTAAGCATTTTATTGCAGTGATAGTAATGTTGGCTTGGTAGCATACAGCGCGATCAAATGAAGTCGAACTTTTCGACAGTGAGTAGGTATAGCGGTGCAATGTAGTGCGAGATCGAGCGCCTGAGATTGCCATCTGAAGGATGCAGAGAAAGAACAGAATAGGTGAAAGGCAGAGGTTAACTAGgttaagtgtccggttggctacgctgCACAGGGGGATGGAGCAATGGCAGAAAAGGTGCGAGAAAAAGAAGAATGCATCAGTTCGCATACTAGTTATTCAGAGGATGCAACTGCACATTATGCTGACTTGAGACTCACCTGCTGAGCTCGTATGGCATCCTGGACGTACAGGTCCTGGAAAACTACTTCCCCCGGAATGCGTATGGTCTCACGCTTATCTACGTAGTACACTTGGTCTAACTGGGAAACAAGTTTCTGAGCAGACTCCTCGGTGGCCAGCTGCGAGGACTCTATGCACCAGCGCAGGCTGTCGTCGTACCAGCGCTGGATCTGGTTGTCGTGGTAGAAGTCGACCTTGTACGCGCCTGGACCTTCAGTCGAAGGGTTCGATACGGCTGGTTGGGAAGGGAGAAAGCATGTCAAGCTTAGTCAGCAATAATACGAATTCATGCAAAGAGACAAGCTGCAGTGTTGGAATTTTTGAAGTACGTGCTGGCACTGACTGGAAACCACTGGACTTCCGACTAGTACATGCAAAAAGTAAGTCGTTCGAGCTTTTGATATATCGTTGGCGTATTGTACGAGACACGAGTCCTTCAAGGCTAATAAGCTACCGACGGCCTGCTCACAGGAATGAATGCTAAGGCTAGTGGCACAATCTCTTCATGAACGAGCTGAAAGCTCTTACTAGATCGCAGAAGAGGAAATTCGAAAAGAAACAGCGAGAGTAGTGAGGTCGAAATTGCGCGAGCGATCGCATGTTGTGTATTGTCGCGTTACCAAAGCTTTACTGTCCTAATGTGAATTCAGCCAATATTTTCAGCACACGGTAAGTTGCTAGGAAGGACAAGAAGCGCAAAATAGCAATTATGCAAGGTTCAGAAGTGAAGGCGGTCAAGATGACAGACACCGTGATATTTAGTAGGGTGATGAGCAGGGCTGACTGGAGCACATTCACGATCACGTTGGGCTGAGTTGTAAGACGAAATCTATGAACTACGAAAAAGGAAGGACGAAACGCAAACCACCTTCCTTGTCGTAGTCGTTGAAATTTTCAGTGTTAGAACTCAGTGCTACATAATGATATTTAGTTTACAATGAAACATGGTTGAACATCGCACAACGTTAGCGGTTGGTGCACATTATGGTTGGTATATTCGCCACATGGTGTTTGAAATGATATCCAACTTGGAGCTCTTGGATGGAGCTGGAGCCCTTTGAATGCGGAACGAGTTATATTTGAGCTATTCGTGTGAGCTGGAAGTCGTTTACACGAGCACGTACGATGCGTATATGGTCATGCACACAAAAGTCAGCGCTGGGCAGCGCGACGTGCCCAAAGCCGCAAGCGGACTGGGAATACATGCACGCGAGGAGCGCACCAAGCAGCAAATCCCGAGAAGGCTGCAGGAGGTGGAAGGTCAAGTCGTGCACGCCGGGTCCCATCGTCGACTGGGTGTGCTGAACTTCGGCCAGGACGAAGTGCCAGCCGTTGAACTGATAGAGATGCACCGGCTCGTATAGACTGCCCACGGCCAGAAGAAACTCGCCGCCGGCGCCTTCGTATGCGGCGATCTTGGTAGCACCCGTAGTGTGAAGGCACTGGAACGGTACGAATTTGCCGTCCACGTACTTGTAGACGACCGAGTTGACTGCGTAGTTGCGGTGGTCATCATCTGCAGCAAACAAATTTCGCTGCCACTGTGACGACGCCTCTTAACGTGTGCAAATGCATGAATTATATGACCCATTCCGTATGAACAGGCCAAAATTTctccatcagaaaaaaaaaagaatattgcttTAAGTGCGGCCGTGTCCAACTGAGCTCTCGTGTTGCTTTTAATTTTCGATACTAGCTCACTTGTCCTGAGCGTTCATTTGTAGAGGAGACTGCCATGCAGAGAAATGCTCCTCTTGAGCGTTACGTCAGTCATTAGCGCACACTTGCTAGTAGTAAGTCTTTACAGGCAGTGATGTCGGTGGTAGAATGAACAGAGATGCCGTTAGCGCTTCCAAGAAGTCCTAAAGTCACCCAGATGTTATCGCGCCATCTTTGTTTCCAGGCTGCTCATACGAGGAAACACTGTTAGCAAGTGCATGTTCTACTATCTGCGAAATGTGATGTCTTGGCTTAAGATGGTGTACCACATCAGGCAATTGACACCGCGGCCGCGCAAATAGCCTTTCTAAGATTTCGCACAATTCGAGGGCGTTTCGTAGACTGTGTGCTCGCGTGGCACACCGCACGTATACGGCTTCACCTACCAGTGTTGGTCTCTCGCCATGATGAGTCACACCGGTGGTGAACGAAATACGGCCGTTTTACCGAAATGTATACGAAGTGAATTGACCTCTTCGTCATTAACAGGAT
Protein-coding sequences here:
- the LOC142578868 gene encoding uncharacterized protein LOC142578868 isoform X1 translates to MSSARPMQMAFQLGWQLTAALMVIAAASAHASWTRLLTDVIPGLRRTVATPETTLNETGPTELHEYDQAVDDLLDSILAAHNLPSDSGRRRGKRSTSLDVSIKDSLGVHRLQRLSPFSDLCERQLSVSFVPYAGELYVVCVSAGSRDIRPRLTVGTLTGSKWTPVAHTDCVDPRNVVGFSFNNKLYIVAADAGLPNGAELQFFDKDTKKIYIDHTINSASPTSAAFWRMKSNGEFNLALANSGKETFTSIYNWRATYFDKYAQVESRVVCDLEPFSIHNLDFLAVVNKRFSKDTAKVSTVIYKYDLSRNTWKTLQQIPTYAATDAEFFTLGPDSSTKEFFLAIANQYEQYDDHRNYAVNSVVYKYVDGKFVPFQCLHTTGATKIAAYEGAGGEFLLAVGSLYEPVHLYQFNGWHFVLAEVQHTQSTMGPGVHDLTFHLLQPSRDLLLAVSNPSTEGPGAYKVDFYHDNQIQRWYDDSLRWCIESSQLATEESAQKLVSQLDQVYYVDKRETIRIPGEVVFQDLYVQDAIRAQQFEELASGERYRVNDLEELEKLQTELNAMKDTLRGMMTELNDALKLTGDQTLIGDYHFDHLTLDCPAHGCQLGQLETIYLNKEEVSNLPSRLFFTNAPQFPNVPMSFERLSVQSLQADGPVNGLNVSTIVTVSGNHALNGNIRFANPVHALNDVVTAGLSGVVFSPHHLLLTEGDQVQSAELTMTDATAHVLHVAGSCNGISIDKFYRNALTRHGSHVITGRKIVRDLAAEGMLQISDSGLFNNVNLHDLWHSVMWVHGHQVVTATHEYTNVQFSDVSVRGTVNGLQIPGPDVVLVNQNVTITAEKVFLADCSARELHVNVALNGIRHIPDPASDWKGQLDMLVKTPIQRITGRKTFASIHIDGHSTVGRFVDGVDLSQLAEFLRRRRTTVMNGTWTFKGKVVFEDKVTVTGLVNDRKLDDLYRYALRIDAPVFPNFKKVVFANNVQVRNLTCQDINGLHVPSSFVLRRGPKVMHGEKVFAKLRLAGEVVVKGLVNGVNLGFWKDSLLTRGNQAVRAPKVFMRNLHVKNVVVEESINGVAIADLCSLDENCLITAPKDFETLTVDGGLTANNFIVRNRINGVRAAELLQDSMLYSAHQAVSGRKIFTGNLTVPRHANVRTSNFSGVSLGELYLDAVQLKGNQVIAGEKVFSNTITSPRFEFETLLDGVSQEDMSNWMLQGVDQVISGDIVFENSLEALGPLIVRGTINEVNIQELFSKTAFKNESTMFAGPLRFEFLGSMADVHVSGTVQGIDVSEEVVDATKSVTVSGRKFMKKGFNVDGNMWVSGLVDSVKVEELCNKVFTAFGNQFVAPTTVLGDVTFHRGVKVDGLVDGVDMRELDSTCAKTHVPATLRGSKRFRNIVIEGPVILRGTLNGFNFDYLKDHYMSVSKGQIVETKLRMHAAHIHGSLHCGSVEAPLVNGLSLPSLLSSALRTVGDQTLSVPCKFHNAAFGGDVHVNGKINGLQLPLDVFTKVRTNVVSGTLTVTGNTTIAGTLTMPESARLQDVDVAAWAKIAVFNDGREYRINGAKTLRNVHTVNANVQGTVDGIKVSSSELLVTSKEQVITGKKTVLGNAAVHDLRVTGYLNGVNIHEFVHQAMLKSRNNTVTAPKRFTSGLSIATLHTTGHIGNVSLRELKQSVRSVGELQALTRQLGQHKNRINELSAAFQEQAVLLAYYEQIFVFTVGPSYSALYAPLRDSSDIFVISSPAFRHQPCGILKIFELQGPYTTALPVQEDTPVAQGSSLHLLSTQAADYIIVVNAHAPSLCSKEVPILGVHGAGYSSLEIFRWNPAAKSLNLYQVLRMDALKSVSPFNYEALGCLAVSAAGYLKIVCVHDASTGFIVHQNLPIHYSHEVSAQLCPKDGSVLMAVSAKQIGQFDRVFSYRWSRRGLQKIASIAAVSVGSVAVLGHRDACFVVVGQRSVAGADMPTSVYNYVPGHHQEMLEVQKLFAGDVQSISWLPSPDGRTTLMFVRSRGVGKNLKVYAYKGASGFLEQESLHVDGTVPFNRVIALCLCTQRGRTSTFKRQIPQPINEFVFALTVHLSPKVSATSPATAMLATGCLLEFLWYAVSNNALGIENILVLTLQRSEVSWLPWEPHHKS